In the genome of Triticum urartu cultivar G1812 chromosome 5, Tu2.1, whole genome shotgun sequence, one region contains:
- the LOC125510985 gene encoding uncharacterized protein LOC125510985, which yields MGVLAASTSAGDWLVEDDILLKNAIETGASLESLAKGAVCFSRKFTLQEIQDRWTSLLYDPEISAQASARMVEYETELSTSNPAKLHKLVNSKAKDFSFQKRKIESVKNLYYAMRKRVCNEPCNTNDLGFLIAPCSCMVIGGECVCGGVPKPSHDQHVVQNIEPGMNTVSCYGQAGGSYSGAQQTHPEINGHSFHAQHPGSMIKDEDATNNAPYVYSDVQMYDAYTQKVPEPSEVNNVSLRGITDFQDSMQFQQLASSNQCGNEVAESKEMLITDQVGVEHVHFPANNSGEAIWNGVDETNTLTLADGKKIKTGNRDPLALQADGGICMPGLDDAAMPEGDYMDFPFFSNSDEFDLLNGENFLNSPHDTNQEDLDDPDPKGVLGADSVMQNMLHPDEANICYDQVDSGHVHHNVEGVSETILVPTTPEVCYPGPYAECMLNTEDPEIPCNDDASTHGEFSPLRPTASFARNSESPFPPATSSPLKAEHSNASDLVQIKRGDMANAQSPSQPMKLSPSTSEQKEGSVVLNKGCILGAIPSEGPSTSSALMHGNIDTNDESTCMLALPAIHPSGFGEGPSCSLGQHDFFDNSQSLMLFNPVQVPDHMNYSSHDNQSELQDASALQNCMPSHALPDVGLQDPIAAAPASAPPEECLDIENDIPNYYDLEALILDQDLIPWDQADSSHPAVSRFDHPENRKSLIRLEQGARSYVNRGIMSRGAFAVIYGLHLKYYIKDPEVILGRETEDVKVDIDLAKEGRANKISRRQAVIKMDKSGSFHIKNIGKCSIFVNSKEVPSCKGINLSSDSLIEIKEMRLIFHLNQDAVRQYIARTPKLQYSSYQPGF from the exons atgggggtcctcgcGGCGTCGACGTCGGCGGGGGACTGGCTCGTTGAGGACGACATCCTCCTCAAGAACGCCATCGAG ACTGGTGCCTCTTTGGAGTCCTTGGCAAAAGGAGCTGTATGTTTTTCCCGTAAATTTACCCTTCAAGAAATACAAGATCGTTGGACGTCATTGCTATATGACCCAGAGATCTCAGCACAAGCTTCTGCTCGGATGGTTGAGTATGAGACTGAACTTTCCACTTCCAACCCTGCCAAGCTACATAAACTTGTCAACTCGAAGGCAAAAGATTTCTCATTTCAGAAGCGGAAAATAGAGAGTGTCAAGAATTTATACTATGCGATGAGAAAGAGAGTATGCAATGAACCCTGTAACACCAATGACCTTGGTTTTCTCATTGCCCCTTGTTCTTGCATGGTGATTGGCGGGGAGTGTGTCTGCGGAGGCGTACCTAAACCTTCACATGATCAGCATGTAGTTCAAAATATTGAACCAGGGATGAATACAGTGAGCTGCTATGGACAAGCAGGTGGAAGCTACAGTGGTGCACAACAGACACATCCTGAAATAAATGGCCATTCTTTCCATGCACAGCATCCTGGGAGCATGATAAAAGATGAGGATGCCACCAATAATGCACCATATGTCTATTCAGATGTTCAAATGTATGACGCCTACACGCAAAAAGTTCCTGAGCCTAGTGAAGTGAACAATGTCTCTCTTAGAGGTATCACAGATTTTCAGGATTCTATGCAGTTTCAGCAATTGGCATCTAGCAACCAATGTGGCAATGAAGTAGCAGAATCAAAAGAAATGTTGATTACTGATCAAGTTGGAGTTGAACACGTCCATTTCCCTGCTAATAACAGCGGAGAAGCAATCTGGAACGGGGTTGATGAAACAAACACACTTACTCTTGCTGATGGTAAGAAAATAAAGACAGGCAACAGAGACCCTCTAGCATTGCAAGCAGATGGTGGGATTTGCATGCCTGGTTTAGATGATGCAGCAATGCCAGAAGGTGATTACATGGATTTTCCCTTTTTCAGTAACAGTGATGAGTTTGATCTCCTGAACGGTGAAAATTTTCTGAATTCTCCACATGATACGAATCAGGAAGACTTGGATGATCCTGATCCAAAAGGTGTACTGGGTGCAGACTCCGTCATGCAGAATATGTTGCACCCTGATGAGGCCAACATTTGCTATGATCAGGTAGATTCAGGCCATGTACATCATAACGTTGAGGGTGTTTCGGAAACGATCCTGGTCCCTACTACACCTGAAGTATGTTATCCTGGCCCGTATGCGGAATGCATGTTAAATACGGAAGATCCTGAAATCCCTTGCAATGACGATGCTAGTACACATGGCGAGTTTTCTCCCCTGCGCCCTACTGCTTCTTTTGCGCGGAACTCCGAGTCTCCATTCCCCCCTGCAACTAGCTCTCCATTAAAGGCTGAGCATTCCAATGCGAGTGATTTGGTCCAAATAAAGAGAGGAGATATGGCAAATGCCCAATCTCCATCACAACCAATGAAGCTTAGCCCATCCACTTCAGAACAAAAAGAAGGTTCAGTGGTACTTAATAAAGGTTGCATCCTAGGAGCTATACCCTCTGAAGGTCCTTCAACTTCCAGTGCACTTATGCATGGTAATATTGACACGAATGATGAGAGCACATGCATGCTAGCTTTACCTGCTATTCACCCATCTGGATTTGGTGAAGGACCATCGTGCAGTTTAGGACAGCACGATTTTTTTGATAACTCCCAAAGTTTGATGTTGTTCAATCCTGTTCAAGTGCCTGATCACATGAATTACAGCTCACATGACAATCAGTCAGAACTGCAAGATGCCTCTGCTCTACAGAACTGTATGCCATCACATGCATTGCCAGATGTGGGTCTTCAAGACCCTATTGCGGCCGCACCGGCATCAGCTCCACCAGAAGAATGCTTGGACATTGAAAATGATATTCCAAACTACTATGATTTAGAAGCCCTG ATACTTGATCAGGATCTAATCCCATGGGACCAGGCTGATTCATCTCACCCTGCAG TTTCCAGATTTGATCATCCAGAGAACAGGAAATCATTGATAAGGTTGGAGCAGGGTGCTCGGTCTTATGTGAACCGAGGTATCATGTCTCGAGGTGCCTTTGCAGTTATCTATGGACTGCACTTGAAGTACTACATAAAGGATCCTGAG GTTATTCTTGGAAGAGAGACAGAAGACGTGAAAGTAGACATAGATTTAGCAAAAGAAGGGAGGGCGAACAAAATATCTCGACGACAG GCGGTTATCAAGATGGATAAAAGTGGGTCTTTCCATATCAAGAACATCGGGAAATGCTCAATCTTTGTTAATAGCAAGGAAGTGCCGAGCTGCAAAGGGATCAACTTAAGTTCTGATTCTTTAATCGAG ATAAAGGAGATGAGGCTGATCTTCCACTTGAATCAGGACGCTGTGAGGCAGTACATCGCCCGCACCCCAAAGCTCCAGTACTCGTCGTACCAGCCGGGTTTCTGA
- the LOC125510986 gene encoding thioredoxin H2-2-like, with translation MGSFLSSLWTPPPLPGDDPDSAVVAVHSKPAWDRHWEAHRNASKLMVIDFSASWCGPCRFIEPAFKEMASRFADALFVKIDVDELAEVAKTFRVEAMPTFVLVKGGQEVSRVVGAKKDELDRKIKTFISSS, from the exons ATGGGCTCCTTCCTGTCGTCCTTGTGgacccctccgccgctccccgGCGACGACCCCGACTCCGCCGTCGTCGCCGTCCACTCCAAGCCCGCCTGGGACCGGCACTGGGAGGCGCACCGGAACGCGTCCAAGCTG ATGGTCATCGACTTCTCCGCCTCCTGGTGCGGGCCCTGCCGCTTCATCGAGCCCGCCTTCAAGGAGATGGCCTCCCGCTTCGCCGACGCCCTCTTCGTCAAGATCGACGTCGACGAGCTCGCG GAGGTTGCAAAGACATTCCGCGTAGAGGCGATGCCGACCTTTGTACTGGTGAAGGGCGGGCAGGAGGTGAGTCGTGTGGTTGGGGCTAAGAAGGATGAGCTCGACAGGAAGATCAAGACGTTCATCTCATCGTCCTGA
- the LOC125506164 gene encoding uncharacterized protein LOC125506164: MGSRWIRPEVYPLFATTGVAVGICVMQLVRNITTNPEVRVTKQNRAAGVLENHDEGKRYSQHGVRRFWLSKRRDYMHELDNVPTDRN; the protein is encoded by the exons ATGGGTTCTCGATGGATCCGACCCGAG GTGTACCCACTGTTCGCGACGACCGGCGTGGCCGTCGGTATTTGTGTGATGCAACTTGTGCGCAATATCACCACCAACCCTGAAGTCAG GGTGACAAAGCAGAACAGGGCAGCTGGGGTGCTAGAGAATCATGATGAAGGGAAGAGGTATTCCCAACACGGGGTGCGCAGGTTCTGGCTCTCCAAGCGTCGTGACTACATGCATGAACTGGACAATGTGCCCACCGACCGGAATTAG